One Micromonospora sp. WMMD1120 genomic region harbors:
- the eccD gene encoding type VII secretion integral membrane protein EccD — protein MATKTATGGLSRITIVAPRTRMDLALPSDVPLADLLPTLLRYAGEDMADEGARHGGWALSRLGGAPLDGGRTAAQLSVRDGEVLYFNPRSAAAPEIVFDDVVDAVATATNQRPGAWQTATTRSFGVVFAAAALGAGALAALFAGPPHLPGALAALLVAVALLIGAAVLSRAAGDSGTGAVLAVVGLAHAGTGGLLLLAGDRPLTELASPHVLLGATAAVIAGAVAVLAVGDRYPLFFAAIGVGAATGLGALLCLAFGLDAAAAAAVVAAVAFGVVPALPMMAYRLARLPVPSIPTGPEDLKTDSESVDGRQVLQRSERADAFLTGLLWTFALLVLGAQLVLALDGRLAAVLLCLVLALLALLRARPLLSRAQRTPVLLAGTVGLGLAAATTFAGGTLPVRLGLILGGLVLAAVISLIYGLTVAGKRISPVWGRLLDIAEILLIIALVPLAFWVCGLYGWIVNLRP, from the coding sequence GTGGCGACGAAGACGGCGACCGGTGGTCTGAGCCGGATCACCATCGTGGCGCCGCGTACCCGGATGGACCTGGCGCTGCCCTCGGACGTGCCGCTGGCCGATCTGCTGCCCACCCTGTTGCGCTATGCCGGCGAGGACATGGCCGACGAGGGCGCGCGGCACGGCGGCTGGGCGCTGTCCCGGTTGGGTGGCGCTCCCCTCGACGGCGGGCGTACCGCGGCGCAGCTCAGTGTCCGCGACGGCGAGGTGCTCTACTTCAACCCGCGGTCGGCGGCCGCTCCCGAGATCGTCTTCGACGACGTGGTGGACGCTGTCGCCACGGCGACCAACCAGCGGCCGGGCGCCTGGCAGACCGCCACGACCCGGTCCTTCGGTGTCGTCTTCGCCGCGGCGGCGCTCGGCGCCGGCGCGCTGGCCGCGCTCTTCGCGGGCCCGCCGCACCTGCCCGGCGCGCTGGCCGCGCTGCTCGTCGCGGTGGCCCTGTTGATCGGCGCGGCGGTGCTCTCCCGGGCCGCCGGGGACAGCGGCACCGGCGCGGTGCTGGCGGTGGTCGGTCTGGCGCACGCGGGCACCGGCGGCCTGCTGCTGCTCGCCGGCGACCGGCCGCTCACCGAGCTGGCCAGCCCGCACGTCCTGCTCGGGGCGACCGCAGCGGTGATCGCCGGCGCGGTGGCCGTGCTGGCGGTCGGCGACCGGTACCCGCTCTTCTTCGCCGCGATCGGCGTCGGCGCCGCCACCGGTCTGGGCGCGCTGCTCTGCCTGGCCTTCGGCCTCGACGCGGCGGCCGCCGCCGCGGTGGTGGCGGCTGTCGCGTTCGGTGTGGTGCCGGCGCTGCCGATGATGGCCTACCGGCTGGCCCGGCTGCCGGTGCCGTCGATCCCGACCGGCCCGGAGGATCTGAAGACCGACAGCGAGTCGGTCGACGGCCGGCAGGTGCTCCAGCGCAGCGAACGGGCCGACGCGTTCCTGACCGGTCTGCTGTGGACGTTCGCCCTGCTGGTGCTGGGCGCGCAGCTGGTGCTGGCGCTGGACGGGCGACTGGCGGCGGTCCTGCTCTGCCTGGTGCTGGCCCTGCTGGCGCTGCTGCGGGCCCGGCCGCTGCTGAGTCGCGCCCAGCGCACCCCGGTGTTGCTGGCCGGCACCGTGGGCCTGGGCCTGGCCGCCGCGACGACCTTCGCCGGCGGGACGCTGCCGGTCCGGCTCGGTCTGATCCTGGGCGGGCTGGTGCTGGCCGCGGTGATCAGCCTGATCTACGGTCTGACCGTCGCCGGCAAGCGCATCTCACCGGTCTGGGGCCGGCTGCTCGACATCGCCGAGATCCTGCTGATCATCGCGCTGGTTCCGCTCGCCTTCTGGGTCTGCGGCCTCTACGGCTGGATCGTCAACCTCCGCCCCTGA
- the eccCa gene encoding type VII secretion protein EccCa, whose amino-acid sequence MSTVVFRRLPRQPGPALPRGEVLLESPPELPEPTPRGMGQLLMILPMFCGVGAMAFLYAGRGGGMMTYVAGGLFGVSMLGMAIGSLANSGGKDKAELNADRRDYMRYLAQMRKRTRRAAEQQRAAMAWRHPEPDALWSIAASRRLWERRVTEDDFGETRIALGPQRLAVEIVPPETKPVEDLEPMSAIALRRFVRAHSTVPDLPTALSVRAFSRVVLRGDREPVLSLTRAALGQLATFHAPDDLVIAVVAAPDRQSAWGWVKWLPHAHHRGRTDAAGARRLVFASLAEAEAALAGELGGRPRFAPEAKPLTTAPHLVVVVDGGEVSPTCQLVGPGLLGATVIDLSGTVPRDAGRWLLCLDVGDGRSLDLVRGTSTSPLGRPDQLSAEAAEGLARQIAPFRLSQQQTSNEEPLARSTELPDLLGVGDAAAVDVQNTWRPRGHRDRLRIPLGVGPDGNVVELDFKESAHEGMGPHGLVIGATGSGKSELLRTVVAALAVTHSSEELNFVLVDFKGGATFASLEALPHTSAVITNLADELPLVDRMRDALAGEMVRRQELLRAAGNYVSRFEYEKARAAGEPLAPMPSLLIICDEFSELLAAKPDFIDLFVMIGRLGRSLGVHLLLASQRLEEGKLRGLDTHLSYRIGLRTFSAVESRIVLGVPDAYELPNAPGHGYLKTDTSTMLRFRAAYVSGAYRAPGQQAATSQALVQRRIVPYGLDFVPAQVPQVPVATAPEPEQPADGKAVAMLDVLIDQLKGRGRPAHQVWLPPLADPPGLGELLGPLAVDPTYGLCTASWPGRGRLTVPVGVVDRPYEQRRDPMMVELAGAGGNVVIVGRSLSGKSTMLRTLLASLALTHTPREVQFFCLDFGGGALRSLERLPHMAGVAGRRDVEAVRRTVAEVVAVLDDREARFAQHGIDSVASYRRRRAAGEFGDDPFGDVFLVVDGWNTLRQEYEELEQTITTLANRGLGFGVHVVITAVRWAEIRINMRDLLGTKLELRLGDASESEIDRRAATNVPEKSPGRGLTRDKLHFLTAISRIDGRRDIDDLSEASLALAGHVATNWPGRPAPKVRLLPRRLPVAELARIIDRSAPGIPIGVNESALAPVYLDLANEPHLTVFGDAECGKTNLLRLVARGITERYTPAQARLVIADYRRGLLGAVEGDHLLDYAPSNQAFAQGLGSIRSALSNRLPGPDVTTAQLRDRSWWKGPDLYILVDDYDLVASGGSNPLSALQELLPQARDIGLHLIITRRVGGVSRALYEPVLQRLRELDSPGLLMSGNREEGAVFGTLRPSPQPPGRGTLVRRRDGQQLIQTAWSEPA is encoded by the coding sequence GTGAGCACTGTGGTGTTCCGTCGGCTCCCGCGTCAGCCGGGGCCGGCGCTGCCGCGCGGCGAGGTGCTGTTGGAGTCGCCGCCCGAGCTGCCCGAGCCGACACCGCGCGGCATGGGGCAGCTGCTCATGATCCTGCCGATGTTCTGCGGGGTCGGCGCGATGGCGTTCCTCTACGCCGGCAGGGGCGGCGGCATGATGACGTACGTCGCCGGTGGTCTGTTCGGCGTCTCGATGCTCGGCATGGCGATCGGTTCGCTCGCCAACAGCGGCGGTAAGGACAAGGCCGAGCTGAACGCCGACCGCCGCGACTACATGCGCTACCTGGCCCAGATGCGCAAGCGCACCCGGCGCGCCGCGGAGCAGCAGCGGGCGGCGATGGCCTGGCGACACCCGGAGCCCGACGCGCTCTGGTCGATCGCCGCCTCCCGCCGGCTCTGGGAGCGGCGGGTCACCGAGGACGACTTCGGCGAGACGCGCATCGCGCTCGGCCCGCAGCGGCTCGCGGTGGAGATCGTCCCCCCGGAGACGAAGCCGGTGGAGGACCTGGAGCCGATGAGCGCCATCGCCCTGCGCCGGTTCGTCCGTGCGCACTCCACGGTTCCGGACCTGCCGACCGCGCTGTCGGTGCGCGCGTTCAGCCGTGTGGTGCTGCGCGGCGACCGCGAGCCGGTGCTCAGCCTGACCCGGGCGGCGCTCGGGCAGCTGGCCACCTTCCACGCACCTGACGACCTGGTGATCGCCGTGGTCGCCGCGCCGGACCGGCAGTCCGCCTGGGGCTGGGTGAAGTGGCTGCCGCACGCCCACCACAGAGGACGGACGGACGCCGCCGGCGCGCGCCGGCTGGTCTTCGCCAGCCTGGCCGAGGCCGAGGCGGCGCTCGCCGGTGAGCTTGGCGGGCGGCCGCGGTTCGCCCCGGAGGCCAAGCCGCTGACCACCGCCCCGCACCTGGTCGTGGTGGTCGACGGTGGCGAGGTCTCGCCGACCTGCCAGCTGGTGGGCCCCGGCCTGCTCGGCGCCACCGTCATCGACCTGTCCGGGACGGTGCCCCGCGACGCCGGCCGTTGGCTGCTCTGCCTCGACGTGGGCGACGGACGCTCGCTCGACCTGGTCCGGGGCACCTCGACGTCACCGCTGGGTCGACCCGACCAGCTCAGCGCGGAGGCCGCCGAGGGGTTGGCCCGGCAGATCGCCCCCTTCCGGCTCTCGCAGCAGCAGACCAGCAACGAGGAGCCGCTGGCGCGCAGCACCGAGCTGCCCGACCTGCTCGGCGTCGGTGATGCCGCGGCGGTGGACGTGCAGAACACCTGGCGGCCCCGCGGTCACCGGGACCGGCTGCGCATCCCCCTCGGCGTCGGCCCGGACGGCAACGTGGTCGAGCTGGACTTCAAGGAGTCGGCGCACGAGGGCATGGGTCCGCACGGACTGGTGATCGGCGCGACCGGCTCCGGCAAGAGCGAGCTGCTGCGCACGGTGGTGGCCGCGTTGGCGGTGACCCACTCGTCCGAGGAGCTGAACTTCGTCCTCGTCGACTTCAAGGGTGGCGCGACCTTCGCCTCGTTGGAGGCGCTGCCGCACACCAGCGCGGTGATCACCAACCTGGCCGACGAGCTGCCGCTCGTCGACCGGATGCGCGACGCGCTCGCCGGTGAGATGGTGCGCCGCCAGGAGCTGCTGCGGGCGGCCGGTAACTACGTCTCCCGGTTCGAGTACGAGAAGGCCCGCGCGGCAGGTGAGCCGCTGGCCCCGATGCCCAGCCTGCTGATCATCTGTGACGAGTTCAGCGAACTGCTCGCCGCCAAGCCCGACTTCATCGACCTGTTCGTGATGATCGGCCGACTGGGTCGGTCACTCGGCGTGCACCTGCTCCTCGCCAGCCAGCGGCTCGAAGAGGGCAAGCTGCGCGGCCTGGACACCCACCTGTCCTACCGGATCGGTCTGCGTACCTTCTCCGCGGTGGAGAGCCGGATCGTGCTCGGTGTGCCGGACGCGTACGAGCTGCCGAACGCGCCGGGCCACGGCTACCTGAAGACGGACACCAGCACGATGCTGCGGTTCCGGGCCGCGTACGTCTCCGGGGCGTACCGGGCGCCCGGGCAGCAGGCCGCCACCTCGCAGGCGCTGGTGCAGCGCCGGATCGTGCCGTACGGCCTCGACTTCGTCCCGGCCCAGGTCCCGCAGGTGCCGGTGGCGACCGCTCCGGAGCCGGAGCAGCCGGCCGACGGCAAGGCCGTGGCGATGTTGGACGTGCTGATCGACCAGCTCAAGGGTCGGGGGCGACCGGCCCACCAGGTGTGGCTGCCGCCGCTGGCCGATCCGCCGGGCCTGGGCGAGCTGCTCGGCCCGCTGGCCGTCGACCCGACGTACGGCCTGTGCACGGCGTCCTGGCCGGGCCGGGGACGGCTGACAGTGCCGGTCGGCGTGGTGGACCGCCCGTACGAGCAGCGCCGCGACCCGATGATGGTCGAGCTGGCCGGCGCGGGCGGCAACGTGGTCATCGTCGGCCGGTCGCTGAGTGGCAAGAGCACCATGCTGCGTACGCTGCTCGCCTCGCTGGCGCTCACCCACACGCCCCGGGAGGTGCAGTTCTTCTGCCTGGACTTCGGCGGTGGCGCGCTCCGCAGCCTGGAGCGGTTGCCGCACATGGCGGGGGTGGCCGGGCGGCGCGACGTGGAGGCGGTCCGTCGGACGGTGGCCGAGGTGGTCGCCGTGCTGGACGACCGGGAGGCCCGGTTCGCCCAGCACGGCATCGACTCGGTGGCGAGCTACCGGCGTCGCCGGGCCGCCGGCGAGTTCGGCGACGACCCGTTCGGGGACGTGTTCCTGGTGGTGGACGGCTGGAACACGCTGCGCCAGGAGTACGAGGAGCTGGAGCAGACCATCACCACGCTCGCCAACCGGGGTCTCGGCTTCGGTGTGCACGTGGTGATCACCGCGGTGCGGTGGGCGGAGATCCGGATCAACATGCGGGATCTGCTCGGCACCAAGCTGGAGTTGCGCCTGGGCGACGCGTCGGAGTCGGAGATCGACCGCCGCGCGGCGACCAACGTGCCGGAGAAGTCGCCCGGCCGGGGTCTGACCCGGGACAAGCTGCACTTCCTCACCGCCATCTCGCGGATCGACGGTCGACGGGACATCGACGACCTGAGCGAGGCGTCGCTGGCCCTGGCCGGGCACGTGGCGACGAACTGGCCGGGCCGTCCGGCGCCGAAGGTGCGACTGCTGCCGCGGCGGCTTCCGGTGGCCGAGCTGGCCCGGATCATCGACCGGTCGGCGCCCGGGATCCCGATCGGTGTCAACGAGTCGGCGCTCGCGCCGGTCTACCTCGACCTGGCCAACGAGCCGCACCTGACGGTCTTCGGCGACGCCGAGTGCGGCAAGACGAACCTGCTGCGGCTGGTCGCCAGGGGCATCACCGAGCGGTACACGCCGGCCCAGGCCCGGTTGGTGATCGCCGACTACCGGCGGGGTCTGCTGGGCGCTGTGGAGGGCGATCACCTGCTCGACTACGCCCCGTCCAACCAGGCGTTCGCCCAGGGCCTCGGGTCGATCCGCAGCGCGCTGTCCAACCGACTGCCCGGCCCGGACGTGACCACCGCCCAGCTGCGCGACCGGAGCTGGTGGAAGGGCCCCGACCTGTACATCCTGGTGGACGACTACGACCTCGTCGCGTCCGGTGGCAGCAATCCGCTCAGCGCCCTCCAGGAGTTGCTGCCGCAGGCGCGCGACATCGGGCTGCACCTGATCATCACGCGTCGGGTCGGCGGTGTGTCCCGGGCGCTCTACGAGCCGGTGCTGCAACGGCTGCGCGAGCTGGACTCGCCCGGCCTGCTGATGTCCGGTAACCGGGAGGAGGGCGCGGTCTTCGGCACGTTGCGGCCGAGCCCGCAGCCTCCGGGTCGGGGCACGCTGGTACGCCGCCGCGACGGCCAGCAACTGATCCAGACCGCGTGGTCGGAGCCGGCCTGA
- a CDS encoding WXG100 family type VII secretion target, whose protein sequence is MAFEVEAATLHTAASDVRSTRSEVDGELKKLWNVVDDLAIAWKGQASTGFQSLMTRWNEDTVKLLTAMDNIADLLDKSGTTHQVNDEEQQQMLDKFHSALNP, encoded by the coding sequence ATGGCGTTCGAGGTCGAAGCTGCGACTCTGCATACCGCCGCGAGTGACGTGCGGTCCACGCGCAGCGAGGTCGACGGCGAGCTGAAGAAGCTCTGGAATGTCGTCGACGACCTGGCCATCGCGTGGAAGGGTCAGGCGTCCACGGGCTTCCAGTCGCTGATGACGCGCTGGAATGAGGACACCGTCAAGCTGCTGACGGCGATGGACAACATCGCCGACCTGCTCGACAAGTCGGGGACGACGCACCAGGTCAACGACGAGGAGCAGCAGCAGATGCTGGACAAGTTCCACTCTGCTCTCAACCCGTGA
- a CDS encoding WXG100 family type VII secretion target, with protein sequence MTIKVDYAVLESSNQQMQAISKTLEEKLDTLRSMLTKLHWDGEDRVAYEQHQAKWDAAVRDINRILNEIGGAVGIARENYLSTEMSNSKVWG encoded by the coding sequence GTGACGATCAAAGTTGACTATGCGGTCCTCGAGAGCAGCAACCAGCAGATGCAGGCCATCTCGAAGACCCTCGAGGAGAAGCTCGACACGCTGCGGTCGATGCTGACCAAGCTGCACTGGGACGGCGAGGACCGGGTCGCCTACGAGCAGCACCAGGCGAAGTGGGACGCGGCGGTCCGTGACATCAACCGCATCCTGAACGAGATCGGCGGCGCCGTCGGCATCGCCCGCGAAAACTACCTCAGCACGGAGATGAGCAACTCCAAGGTGTGGGGCTGA
- the mycP gene encoding type VII secretion-associated serine protease mycosin, which translates to MRECRPTSATQPSRRTPRRVLSGAAAVLLGAGLLVPSPASAAPACGPAGTESLTETPWALRRLEPSSAWPLSRGAGVTVAVIDSGVSATHPLLKGQVLEGRDFNNLPANQGQCDEAGHGTLIAGIIAGREGAGVPFSGVAPAARILPIRVLPQLGDVSDEQLPAEIAAAIDWAVAQGADVINLSLTTIPQPELTAAVERALAKRVVLVAAAGNRSENSQNRPGYPAAYPGVIAVGGVDEQGGHVGTSISGDYVDIAAPGLNIVGPAPRGDGYRAVPDGGTSYAAAYVSGTAALVRAAYPQLTPQQVAERLERTADNPPEGHNADIGYGMVNPYRAVSSLLGTRANPPAGAIPAPAPRDDPLGWQRSVAVWAAVIGGLLTVLLLVVRPIVTRGRRRDWRPGRRTDAPAAG; encoded by the coding sequence GTGCGCGAATGCCGGCCGACGAGCGCGACCCAGCCGTCCCGACGTACCCCCCGGCGTGTCCTCAGTGGAGCGGCGGCGGTCCTGCTCGGCGCGGGTCTGCTGGTGCCCTCCCCGGCGAGCGCGGCGCCCGCCTGCGGGCCCGCCGGCACCGAGAGCCTGACCGAGACGCCCTGGGCGCTGCGCCGACTGGAGCCGTCGTCGGCGTGGCCGCTGTCCCGGGGGGCCGGCGTGACGGTGGCCGTCATCGACTCCGGGGTCTCCGCGACCCATCCGCTCCTCAAGGGCCAGGTGCTCGAGGGCCGCGACTTCAACAACCTCCCGGCCAACCAGGGCCAGTGCGACGAGGCCGGGCACGGCACGCTCATCGCCGGCATCATCGCCGGCCGGGAGGGCGCGGGCGTGCCCTTCAGCGGCGTCGCCCCGGCCGCCCGGATCCTGCCGATCCGGGTGTTGCCGCAGCTCGGCGACGTCAGCGACGAGCAGTTGCCAGCGGAGATCGCGGCGGCCATCGACTGGGCCGTCGCGCAGGGCGCGGACGTGATCAACCTGTCCCTGACCACGATTCCCCAGCCCGAGCTGACGGCGGCCGTCGAGCGTGCGCTGGCCAAGCGGGTGGTGCTCGTCGCCGCCGCCGGCAACCGCTCGGAGAACTCGCAGAACCGACCGGGCTACCCGGCCGCGTACCCCGGGGTCATCGCCGTCGGTGGGGTGGACGAGCAGGGCGGTCACGTGGGCACCTCGATCAGCGGCGACTACGTCGACATCGCCGCGCCGGGCCTGAACATCGTCGGGCCGGCCCCCCGGGGCGACGGTTACCGCGCCGTGCCCGACGGCGGCACCAGCTATGCCGCCGCCTACGTGTCGGGGACGGCGGCGCTGGTCCGGGCCGCCTACCCGCAACTCACGCCGCAGCAGGTGGCGGAACGGCTGGAACGCACTGCGGACAATCCGCCGGAGGGCCACAACGCCGACATCGGCTACGGAATGGTCAACCCCTACCGGGCGGTGTCGAGCCTGCTCGGCACCCGGGCGAACCCGCCCGCCGGCGCGATCCCGGCCCCCGCGCCGCGCGACGACCCGCTGGGCTGGCAGCGCTCCGTCGCGGTCTGGGCGGCGGTGATCGGTGGGCTGCTCACCGTGCTGTTGCTCGTCGTACGGCCGATCGTGACCCGGGGCCGGCGCCGCGACTGGCGACCCGGCCGGCGCACCGACGCGCCGGCCGCCGGTTGA
- a CDS encoding MarR family winged helix-turn-helix transcriptional regulator produces the protein MASTPTSDSGGGRNWTFLTNHGHVLLAIARDPTARLRDVAAEVGVTERAAQAIVADLEAGGYLHRTRVGRRNEYTLNPAGRFRHPAEAYRQVGDLLALFAEHPRTTDRPPA, from the coding sequence ATGGCGAGCACACCGACGAGCGACAGCGGCGGCGGGCGGAACTGGACATTCCTCACCAACCACGGACACGTCCTGCTCGCCATCGCCCGGGACCCCACCGCCCGGCTGCGCGATGTCGCGGCCGAGGTCGGCGTGACCGAACGGGCCGCGCAGGCGATCGTCGCCGACCTGGAGGCGGGCGGCTACCTGCACCGCACGCGGGTCGGGCGGCGCAACGAGTACACCCTGAACCCGGCGGGCCGGTTCCGGCACCCCGCCGAGGCGTACCGGCAGGTCGGTGACCTGCTCGCGCTGTTCGCGGAGCATCCCCGTACGACGGACCGGCCGCCGGCCTGA
- a CDS encoding carbonic anhydrase — translation MSQIGTSGQPGPQRSAEPVAAPREPAQAYAELVAGNRRFVDGTPRHPNQDAGRRAAVADGQQPFAVIVGCSDSRLAAEIIFDRGLGDLFVVRTAGHTTGPEVLGSVEYAVTVLGTPLVVVLGHDSCGAVQAARTASTTGSTPGGHLGAVVDAVLPSLRRAETEGVDDIDGIVDVHIAQTVETLLGQSPVLADEVAQGRCAVVGLSYRLAAGVVRPVAAVPAGFATLDDPAAPATV, via the coding sequence ATGAGTCAGATCGGGACGTCCGGGCAGCCGGGCCCACAGCGGTCCGCCGAGCCGGTGGCCGCCCCCCGCGAGCCGGCCCAGGCGTACGCCGAGCTGGTCGCCGGGAACCGGCGCTTCGTCGACGGCACCCCACGACACCCCAACCAGGATGCCGGGCGGCGGGCCGCCGTCGCCGACGGGCAGCAACCGTTCGCGGTGATCGTCGGCTGCTCCGACTCCCGCCTGGCCGCCGAGATCATCTTCGATCGCGGGCTGGGCGACCTGTTCGTGGTCCGCACCGCCGGACACACCACCGGGCCGGAGGTGCTCGGCAGCGTGGAGTACGCGGTGACGGTCCTCGGCACCCCGCTGGTGGTGGTCCTCGGCCACGACTCGTGCGGCGCGGTGCAGGCGGCCCGGACGGCCAGCACGACCGGGAGCACGCCGGGTGGGCACCTGGGGGCCGTGGTCGACGCCGTGCTGCCCAGCCTCCGCCGCGCCGAGACCGAGGGTGTGGACGACATCGACGGCATCGTCGACGTGCACATCGCGCAGACCGTCGAGACGCTGCTCGGTCAGTCGCCGGTGCTGGCCGACGAGGTGGCGCAGGGGCGGTGCGCCGTGGTGGGCCTGTCCTACCGACTCGCCGCCGGTGTGGTGCGCCCGGTGGCCGCCGTACCGGCCGGCTTCGCGACGCTCGACGACCCGGCCGCGCCGGCCACCGTCTGA
- a CDS encoding YibE/F family protein produces MGSDHTRPAPSAPPRVRRILVLTVVPLFVATVLAALLLWPRGGAPRTDGGADVPRYPGTVTRVVSEPCPPTPSTPEGTPRVGDGRCGTVDVLVDGGPTAGQQVRTPVPDGPGAPRVEVGDKVILVELADPVDPSTSNWNIAEHQRGTPLVWLAVVFAAAIVAFGRWRGLAALAGLAASFAILLTFVLPGIGAGRSPLLVAVVGAALIMFVVLYLTHGITAQTSVAVLGTLGSLVLTGVLATIATAATHLTGFGSEDATTLSMFQGDVDLHGLLLAGIIIGSLGVLDDVTVTQAATVTELANANPGLTRLQLYRAATRVGRAHIASTVNTIVLAYAGASLPLLLLLTADSRPLGQILTSEFLAQEIVRSAVATLGLIAAVPLTTGLAAVVTAAGRADSTPSADSPSARPRPDRAEALAALASPPPTTAADRRPEPNRSTDTAW; encoded by the coding sequence TTGGGTTCCGACCACACCCGTCCCGCTCCGTCCGCCCCGCCGAGGGTGCGACGGATACTCGTCTTGACGGTGGTGCCCCTCTTCGTCGCGACGGTGCTCGCCGCGCTGCTGCTCTGGCCGCGCGGTGGCGCGCCGCGGACCGACGGGGGCGCGGACGTGCCGCGTTACCCCGGCACCGTGACCCGGGTGGTGTCCGAGCCCTGCCCACCGACGCCGTCGACCCCCGAGGGCACACCGAGAGTCGGCGACGGGCGGTGCGGCACCGTCGACGTGCTCGTGGACGGCGGGCCGACAGCGGGTCAGCAGGTGCGGACGCCGGTGCCGGACGGACCGGGCGCGCCCCGGGTCGAGGTCGGCGACAAGGTCATCCTGGTCGAGCTGGCCGACCCGGTCGATCCCAGCACCAGCAACTGGAACATCGCCGAACACCAACGGGGGACCCCGCTGGTGTGGCTGGCGGTGGTCTTCGCCGCCGCGATCGTCGCGTTCGGTCGGTGGCGCGGGCTGGCCGCCCTCGCCGGACTGGCCGCCAGCTTCGCCATCCTGCTCACCTTCGTGCTGCCGGGCATCGGGGCGGGCCGCTCGCCGCTGCTGGTGGCAGTGGTCGGCGCGGCGCTGATCATGTTCGTGGTGCTCTACCTGACGCACGGGATCACCGCGCAGACCTCGGTCGCGGTGCTCGGCACCCTCGGCAGCCTGGTGCTGACCGGCGTGCTCGCCACCATCGCCACTGCCGCCACCCACCTCACCGGCTTCGGCAGCGAGGACGCGACCACCCTGTCGATGTTCCAGGGCGACGTGGACCTGCACGGCCTACTGCTGGCGGGCATCATCATCGGGTCGCTCGGCGTGCTCGACGACGTGACCGTCACCCAGGCGGCCACCGTGACCGAGCTGGCGAACGCGAACCCCGGACTGACCCGGTTGCAGCTCTACCGGGCGGCCACCCGGGTCGGCCGGGCGCACATCGCCTCCACTGTGAACACCATCGTGCTGGCGTACGCGGGCGCCTCGCTGCCCCTACTGCTCCTGCTCACCGCCGACTCCCGGCCGCTCGGGCAGATCCTCACCAGCGAGTTCCTCGCCCAGGAAATCGTCCGCAGCGCCGTCGCCACCCTCGGCCTGATCGCCGCCGTGCCGCTCACCACCGGACTGGCCGCCGTGGTGACGGCGGCCGGGCGCGCTGACTCCACGCCGTCCGCCGACAGCCCCTCCGCGCGCCCCCGGCCGGATCGCGCGGAGGCGTTGGCCGCACTCGCCTCACCGCCCCCAACCACGGCTGCCGATCGGCGGCCGGAACCGAACAGGAGCACGGATACGGCATGGTGA
- a CDS encoding metal-sensitive transcriptional regulator, with protein sequence MTAPTPIRGYTASKDQLLARLRRVEGQVRGIEKMVDDDRYCIDVLTQISAIQAALDKVALGLLDGHARHCMHEGAAEGRADEMATEMMAAVGRLMKRG encoded by the coding sequence ATGACCGCACCCACCCCGATCCGTGGCTACACCGCCAGCAAGGACCAGCTGCTCGCGCGGCTCCGCCGCGTCGAGGGGCAGGTCCGGGGCATCGAGAAGATGGTCGACGACGACCGCTACTGCATCGACGTGCTCACCCAGATCTCCGCGATCCAGGCCGCTCTCGACAAGGTGGCGCTGGGCCTGCTCGACGGGCACGCCCGGCACTGCATGCACGAGGGCGCGGCCGAGGGGCGGGCCGACGAGATGGCCACCGAGATGATGGCGGCGGTCGGCCGGCTGATGAAGCGCGGCTGA
- a CDS encoding copper ion binding protein: MVNTTYQVQGMTCGHCVSAVSAEVGAIDGVREVQVDLAAGRVTVSSDQPLDPAVVRAAVDEAGYDLVDA, from the coding sequence ATGGTCAACACGACGTACCAGGTGCAGGGCATGACCTGTGGGCACTGCGTCAGCGCGGTGAGCGCCGAGGTGGGCGCCATCGACGGCGTGCGTGAGGTGCAGGTCGACCTCGCCGCCGGACGGGTCACTGTCAGCAGCGACCAGCCGCTGGACCCGGCTGTCGTCCGGGCCGCCGTCGACGAGGCCGGCTACGACCTCGTCGACGCGTGA